The following proteins are encoded in a genomic region of Bacteroidota bacterium:
- a CDS encoding M1 family metallopeptidase, with product MKQVQFLFLALSVALLAGCSVFGVHFNIHNPKRAGKFPEKTPARALFGESTPVRNSYDVTHYDLTVDFGTDPLKEKSISGTVIITAKTVAATDSFQLDLKENMRLISAEMRMDKQAEWSTVRFSWKYNTVFVKADRVLDAGKTLQIRLNYSGTPDEAKRPPWRGGFVRKRDEQKRPWMGVACQSEGAGIWWPCKDAMNDEPDSMNIHLIIPKGLTGVSNGRFTDTASVNATQTQWNWKLSCPVNVYNVTFYIGKFKLLHDTYTSAVTGKVLELNHYVLDYNYEKAKVHFTQVKEHIAFYEKRFGAYPWYEDGFKLVESPYAGMEHQSAIAYGNGYKNQFGYSFDYIILHETAHEWWGNSVTAADLADGWLHEGFATYSEALFVEHKFGKERYQSYLLNQRMFIINRRPVVGEKGIRYFNYKDSDIYMKGAWILHTLRSSINNDSVFFDIIKTFATRYYRSEISSQQFIDLVNEKTKKDYTPFFDQYLNNRFVPELEYYQDSEYIYYRWKKTNPGFNLSLRAKGLIKGDVLTPASNEINCTPIDFRTFEVQWKKYLVKPVENKKLKGQFEKQTK from the coding sequence ATGAAACAGGTTCAATTTCTTTTTCTTGCCCTGAGTGTGGCACTGCTGGCCGGATGCAGCGTGTTTGGCGTGCACTTCAATATTCACAACCCCAAACGCGCAGGTAAATTCCCCGAAAAAACACCCGCCCGCGCTCTGTTCGGCGAATCCACACCGGTCAGAAACAGTTACGATGTAACGCACTATGACCTTACCGTTGATTTTGGTACGGATCCGCTGAAGGAAAAATCAATTTCCGGCACGGTCATCATCACCGCAAAAACAGTTGCGGCTACCGATTCATTTCAGCTCGACCTGAAAGAAAACATGCGGCTCATTTCGGCCGAAATGCGTATGGATAAACAAGCAGAGTGGTCAACTGTACGCTTTTCGTGGAAGTACAATACCGTGTTTGTGAAGGCCGATCGCGTGCTGGATGCCGGAAAAACACTGCAGATCCGTCTCAACTACAGCGGCACGCCCGACGAAGCAAAACGTCCGCCGTGGCGTGGCGGCTTTGTACGCAAGCGCGACGAGCAGAAACGTCCGTGGATGGGTGTGGCCTGCCAGAGCGAAGGCGCCGGAATCTGGTGGCCCTGCAAAGATGCCATGAACGATGAGCCCGACTCGATGAACATTCACCTCATTATCCCGAAAGGATTAACCGGTGTAAGCAACGGCCGTTTTACAGATACTGCATCGGTAAATGCCACACAAACGCAGTGGAACTGGAAGCTGAGTTGCCCCGTCAATGTATATAACGTGACGTTTTACATCGGTAAATTTAAACTCCTTCACGATACCTACACAAGTGCGGTAACCGGAAAAGTACTCGAACTCAATCATTATGTATTGGATTATAATTATGAAAAGGCAAAAGTGCATTTCACGCAGGTGAAAGAGCATATTGCGTTTTACGAAAAACGTTTTGGTGCTTATCCGTGGTATGAAGACGGGTTTAAACTCGTGGAATCACCTTACGCCGGCATGGAGCATCAGAGTGCAATTGCTTATGGAAACGGATATAAGAATCAGTTCGGATATTCATTCGATTATATTATACTTCACGAAACGGCACACGAATGGTGGGGCAACAGTGTAACTGCCGCCGATCTTGCCGATGGCTGGTTGCACGAAGGTTTTGCCACCTATTCCGAAGCCTTGTTTGTAGAGCATAAATTCGGTAAAGAGCGGTATCAGAGTTACCTGCTCAATCAGCGTATGTTTATTATTAACCGTCGCCCGGTGGTGGGAGAAAAAGGTATCCGCTACTTCAATTACAAAGACAGTGATATTTATATGAAAGGTGCGTGGATTTTACACACACTCCGAAGCAGTATTAACAACGACAGTGTATTTTTTGATATCATCAAAACATTTGCCACCCGTTACTACCGTTCTGAAATTTCATCGCAGCAGTTTATTGATCTGGTGAACGAAAAAACGAAAAAAGACTACACACCGTTCTTTGATCAGTACCTCAACAACCGTTTTGTGCCTGAACTAGAATATTATCAGGACAGCGAATACATTTATTACCGCTGGAAGAAAACCAATCCCGGGTTTAACCTCTCTCTGCGTGCGAAAGGGCTGATTAAGGGTGATGTACTTACACCTGCTTCAAATGAAATTAATTGTACACCTATTGACTTCAGAACGTTTGAGGTGCAATGGAAAAAGTATCTCGTGAAGCCGGTAGAGAATAAGAAGCTGAAAGGCCAGTTCGAAAAGCAGACTAAATAG
- a CDS encoding YdcF family protein, translating into MFFVLSKILSFLLLPFTWAMLLLVWSLLTKKAHIRRRALFAGVLVLYLFSNRFVLDTVMRAWEIPATPEPAAQQYDAIIVLGGTSAWDEQLDRVQFTRGGDRLFQGLQLLRKGVAPKLIFTGGSGSLKHPDKLEANWVQSWLVKAKLNDSAIVFENKSRNTHENAAFTKPLLGSGNGRYLLITSGFHMRRSVACFAHEGIKVTPYSADRYSGGPMRFEPDYLLLPEAEVMQGWNQLLHEWFGCISYKISGYI; encoded by the coding sequence ATGTTTTTCGTCCTCTCCAAAATACTTTCGTTTCTGCTGCTTCCGTTTACCTGGGCCATGCTGCTGCTGGTGTGGAGTCTGCTAACCAAGAAAGCGCATATTCGCCGCAGGGCTTTGTTTGCCGGGGTGCTGGTGCTTTATTTGTTCAGCAACCGTTTTGTGCTCGATACTGTAATGCGCGCCTGGGAAATTCCGGCCACACCCGAACCTGCGGCGCAGCAATACGATGCCATTATTGTACTTGGCGGCACCAGCGCGTGGGATGAGCAGCTTGACCGTGTGCAGTTTACCCGCGGCGGCGACAGGCTTTTTCAGGGCTTGCAGCTTTTGCGCAAAGGCGTGGCGCCCAAACTCATTTTCACCGGCGGCTCAGGCAGTCTGAAACATCCTGACAAGCTCGAGGCAAACTGGGTGCAAAGCTGGTTAGTAAAAGCAAAACTCAACGACTCAGCCATTGTGTTTGAAAACAAATCGCGCAATACACACGAAAACGCCGCATTCACCAAACCCTTGCTGGGCAGTGGAAACGGGCGTTATCTGCTCATCACCTCAGGCTTTCACATGCGCCGCTCAGTGGCCTGCTTTGCGCATGAAGGAATAAAGGTTACACCCTACTCGGCCGACCGCTATTCCGGCGGGCCAATGCGTTTCGAACCCGACTACCTGCTGCTGCCCGAAGCCGAAGTAATGCAAGGCTGGAACCAGTTGCTGCACGAATGGTTTGGCTGCATCAGCTACAAAATTTCGGGCTATATCTGA
- a CDS encoding T9SS type A sorting domain-containing protein, translated as MRLLLFLALFPLVLQAQIPVVPQLRALLPDTLSESSGLEFVSDTSLWSHNDSGDPGTLYQIDTTATIRRSLHLRGVSPYDCEDLAQDNTGNFYLGDFGNNANNRQDLRIYKIPPPQSITTDSITPQLIEFSFADQTAFPPPAAGQNFDCEAMFHFNGSLYVFSKNRGTSTYCRMYKMPDTAGVYSLMPVDSFNTQQWITSADISPAGTEMVLFSEFNIYLFRNFTGDNFFQGNVTRFTMTPYTQKEAVVFATDSLLWLTDEVLLNFGGKLYTIDIPAALSVSALQPQETTFTLCPNPAADELMLQCGEANYTWQLYTLQNQLVQSGFSFTSTTYINTSALQPGTYQLRIITAAGQTGSQLIIRTQ; from the coding sequence ATGCGCCTGCTGCTGTTTCTTGCTCTTTTTCCGCTTGTGCTTCAGGCGCAGATTCCGGTAGTGCCGCAACTCCGCGCCCTGCTGCCCGATACACTCAGCGAATCATCAGGCCTTGAATTTGTGAGCGACACCAGCCTCTGGTCGCACAACGACAGCGGCGATCCCGGCACGCTGTATCAGATAGACACTACAGCCACCATCCGCCGCAGCCTGCACCTGCGCGGCGTTTCGCCCTACGACTGCGAAGACCTCGCGCAGGACAATACCGGCAATTTTTACCTCGGCGATTTTGGCAACAACGCCAACAACCGGCAGGATCTGCGCATCTACAAAATTCCCCCGCCCCAAAGTATCACAACCGACAGCATTACACCGCAGCTTATCGAATTCAGCTTCGCCGATCAGACCGCCTTTCCGCCGCCTGCCGCCGGACAAAATTTCGACTGCGAGGCCATGTTTCATTTCAACGGCTCGCTTTATGTGTTTTCAAAAAACCGCGGTACTTCCACCTACTGCCGCATGTACAAAATGCCCGATACGGCTGGTGTGTACAGCCTCATGCCGGTTGACAGCTTCAATACGCAGCAGTGGATCACCTCGGCCGACATCAGTCCCGCAGGCACAGAAATGGTGCTTTTCTCCGAATTCAACATTTACCTCTTCCGCAATTTCACCGGCGATAATTTCTTTCAGGGCAATGTAACGCGTTTCACCATGACACCTTACACACAGAAAGAAGCCGTGGTGTTTGCCACCGACAGTTTGCTTTGGCTTACCGATGAAGTGCTGCTTAATTTTGGTGGAAAGCTTTACACGATTGATATTCCTGCGGCACTTTCTGTTTCTGCTTTGCAGCCGCAGGAAACAACGTTTACGCTCTGTCCCAATCCGGCTGCCGACGAACTTATGCTGCAATGTGGCGAAGCAAATTACACGTGGCAGCTTTACACACTTCAAAATCAGTTAGTGCAAAGTGGTTTTTCATTCACTTCAACTACATACATCAATACATCCGCACTTCAGCCCGGCACATATCAGTTGCGCATTATCACCGCAGCAGGCCAAACGGGAAGTCAGCTCATCATACGCACACAGTAA
- a CDS encoding aminopeptidase, whose amino-acid sequence MRIRKFFLVLADLLFAPLFVFALFNVSLLVYGVKMGNGQLTIIREARPITEVLADAAVPDSVKSKLRLIQEIRAFAFDKLGLTRNDNYSTFYDQQGKPVIYVVTACEKFSLKPHRWSYSLLGKMPYRGFFEKPPAETEIARLQAAGYDADLGGAAGWSTLGWFNDPVLSQMLRYSEGELAELIIHELTHGTIFVTNDVEYNENLASFVGCKGAIAFLAQRYGINSPQLEAYKQSLIDQRRREKFLITAAQQLDSLYNTFPAVPDTVKCLALRNEAYNRICAKAEAQGDTIYARRLRKRFEKSGNTVVMHALRYGEKQDDFETEYSRFTNVAMYIQWLKEKFGK is encoded by the coding sequence ATGCGCATCCGCAAATTTTTTCTCGTGCTGGCCGATCTTCTGTTTGCGCCGCTGTTTGTGTTTGCGCTGTTCAACGTATCGCTGCTGGTGTATGGCGTGAAGATGGGCAACGGGCAGCTGACGATTATCCGCGAAGCGCGTCCGATTACTGAAGTGCTGGCCGATGCGGCTGTGCCGGATTCGGTGAAAAGTAAACTGCGGCTGATACAGGAAATACGCGCCTTTGCGTTTGACAAGCTGGGGCTCACGCGCAACGACAATTACAGTACGTTTTACGACCAGCAGGGCAAGCCGGTAATTTATGTGGTAACGGCTTGCGAGAAATTCAGTTTGAAGCCGCACCGCTGGAGTTATTCGCTGCTGGGTAAAATGCCTTACCGCGGTTTTTTCGAGAAGCCGCCAGCCGAAACGGAAATTGCACGTTTGCAGGCAGCCGGCTACGATGCCGATCTGGGCGGCGCGGCAGGCTGGTCCACATTAGGCTGGTTTAACGATCCGGTGCTTTCGCAAATGCTGCGCTACTCAGAAGGCGAGCTGGCCGAACTCATTATTCACGAGCTTACGCATGGCACTATTTTCGTGACAAATGATGTGGAGTATAACGAGAACTTAGCCAGCTTTGTAGGCTGCAAAGGTGCCATCGCTTTTCTTGCGCAGCGTTACGGCATTAACTCGCCGCAACTTGAAGCTTACAAGCAAAGCCTCATTGACCAGCGCCGCCGCGAAAAATTTCTGATCACCGCCGCGCAGCAGCTTGACAGTTTGTACAACACTTTTCCGGCGGTGCCCGACACTGTAAAATGCCTTGCCCTGCGCAATGAAGCTTACAACCGAATCTGCGCCAAAGCCGAAGCACAAGGCGATACAATTTACGCCAGGCGCCTGCGCAAACGCTTTGAAAAAAGTGGTAACACCGTAGTGATGCACGCCCTGCGTTACGGCGAGAAGCAGGATGATTTTGAAACGGAGTACAGCCGCTTTACCAATGTGGCGATGTATATACAGTGGCTGAAAGAGAAATTCGGGAAGTAG